The following DNA comes from Microbacterium terregens.
GCGAGCCTGAGATCGCGCGCTGGGTCGCCGCCACCCACGGCATCCTGCCCTCGAGCGCACTGTTCCACGCGGTTGTGGAGAAACGCCATCTCGCGACCCCCGACGGCGTCGTCGTCGATGCTCAGGGCCGCGTCACCCTGTGCGAGATCAAGACGACGAACAAATCCTGGCGCAGCATCCCTCGTTCCTATCTGCGGCAGATCTGGTGGCAACAGCACGTCCTCGGCGCCGAGCGCACCCTGGTGGCGTGGGAGGAGCACGACGACTTCGTCCCCATCGCCGATGAGCCGCAGTGCCAGTGGGTCGAGCGCGACGAGGTCGAGATCGCGAAGCTGGTCGCGCTGGCTACGTCCCTCATCGACGAACTGCACCGCCGAACGACCCTGCGCCCCGCCGCGCTGAGCACAGACGACGGACGGATGCCGCGGCACGCCGCCCCGCGCGAGCCCTTCCGCGCCCTCGCCCTCGCTGAGTGAAATGGTTGACGAGAGTCAACGACCTGCGATATAGTTGACTCCAGTCAACCAATCGCGCCATCGTCGCCGCGCACGTCTCCATTTCGAAAGGGCCCTCTTTTGGCCTCTGTCAACACCACTGATCCGGCGCTCACCGCGGACGCGCCGCGCATGTCCCGACGGAAGGTGCTCGAAGCACTCTCCGGCCTGCTGCTGGGAATGTTCGTCTCCATTCTCGCCGCGACGGTCGTCTCCACCTCGCTGCCGGTCATCATCCACGACATCGGCGGCGATCAGGCCGCCTTCACCTGGGTCATCACCGCCACACTGCTGACCACGGCGATCTCCACCCCGATCTGGGGCAAACTCGCCGACCTGTTCAATCGCAAGCTGCTCATCCAGATCGCCCTGGTCATCTTCGTCCTGGCGACCGCGGCTGCAGGCTTCTCGCAGGATCCCGGCACGCTCATCGCCTTCCGCGCCGTGCAGGGCATCGGCGCCGGCGGCCTGGCCGCGCTGAGCCAGATCATCATGGCCGACATCATCAGCCCCCGCGAGCGCGGTCGCTACATGGGTCTGTTCGGCGCCGTGATGGCGCTCGGCACGATCGGCGGACCGCTGCTCGGCGGGTTCATCACCGACGGCATCGGCTGGCGCTGGAACTTCTACGTCGCGATCCCCTTCGCGATCGCCGCCCTGGTGATCCTGCAGCTCACGCTGCACATCCCCAAGCGCCCCAAGCAGAAGGCGCGCATCGACTACGTGGGCATCGTGCTGCTGGCCGCGTCGGTCTCGCTGCTGCTCGTCTGGATCACCAACGCGGGCGATGCCTTCGATTGGTGGAGCGTCGAGACACTCCTCATGGCGGGTGGCGCGCTCGTCGGTGCGATCCTGTTCGTGATCGTCGAGTTCCGCTCGCGCGAGCCCCTGGTGCCGCTGTCGATGTTCCGCAACCGCACGTACACGCTCTCGGTGATCGCTTCCATCGCGACGGGCGTCGCGATGTTCGGCACGTCGGTCTTCCTCAGCCAGTACATGCAGATGGCGCGCGGCGCCACACCGACCGAAGCCGGCCTGCTCACGCTGCCGATGATCGGCGGCCTGCTGCTCTCGTCGATCATCGTGGGTCAGCTGATCAGCCGCTTCGGTAAGTGGAAGATCTACCTGATCGCGGGCAGCGTGCTGCTGATCGCCGGGTCCGTCCTGCTGTCGACCCTGCACTACGACACGAACTTCGTGCTCGTCTCGCTGTACATGTTCCTGCTCGGCGCGGGCGTCGGCATGACGATGCAGAACCTCGTCCTCATCGTGCAGAACACGGCCAAGCCCGAAGAGATGGGCGTCGCCAGCTCCGGAGTGGCGTTCTTCCGCAGCCTCGGGGGGACCATCGGCGTCTCGGTCATGGGTGCCGCGCTGGCGACCTCGGTGGCGAGCCTCTTCGCCTCCAGCAAGGACGCGCTGACCACGGCCATCGTGAACCTCGGCGCCGACGGTGCTGCTGTGGCAGACCAGCTGCAGTCCGGCACGCTCCCCCAGGTGAGCCTGCTGCCGGCCGCCGTCCGGGTGATCGTCGAGGACATCTACGCGCAGAGCATCGCGCAGTCCTTCCTGATCGCCGTGCCGCTCGCGGTGATCAGCCTGATCGCGATCATCTTCCTGCCCAACCATCCGCTGACCCGCATGACGACGGCCGAGCGCATCGCTGCCGGCGAGGCGGACCTCGCGACGGTCTCGACCGCCGAGGGGATGGCCGCGCTGGATGCGACCGGCTCCACCCCGACCGCCTCGGATGCCGCGCCCGCAGAAGCCGTGCGCGACGGCGCCGCGACCCGTCGCCGTTGATGTCGATCGCCATGGCCGAGTTCGAATCCGCGTCCGAGTCCCGAGAGGCGCGCACCGAGGCGGTGCGCGCCCTCGAGGCGGAGTTCGGCGAACTGCTCACGCGCATCCGCCGCCTCATCGCCGAGAACGCCGAGCGGGTGAGCCCCGGCATGCTTCCCGGCGCCTACAAGGTGTTCACCACGATCGTGCGCCGCGAGAGCATCACACTGTCCTGCCTGGCCGAGTCGCTGACGGCCGACAAGGGCCAGGTGAGCCGCACCGTGCGCGAGCTGGAAGAGCTCGGGCTCATCACCCGCACCCCCGACCCCGATGACGGTCGGTCGAGTCTGCTCTCCCCCACGCCCGACGGCATCCGCCGCCTGGCCGTGGCGCGCGAGCCGCACGACAACGCTCTGCTCGACACTCTCCAGGAGTGGTCGGTGCAGGACATCCGCACTCTCGCACGACTGCTGCACTCCTTGACGACGGGCGAGAGCCCCTGAGCGCACACCGGACCCCCGGCTCGGCTTAGTCGACCGGTAGCACCGGCGTAACACGGACGAGACATTGTCAGGGTTGACTGTGGGCACCAGGCAACGAGTGCTGCCGCCGCCGACATGCACTCCCAAGGAGCGCGCGATGAGATTCCGGCCGTTGCAACCCGCATCAGCCCCCCAGCCCACGGCGGGGGCGGCGGTCGACCCGCCCACGAGGATGCGCGCGGCGGTCATCGACGGCACCGGGTCTCCGGACCTGCTGCGCGCGGCATCCCTCGGCGTCCCCGCACCGGTGATGGACGAGCTGCTCGTACGGGTGGTGGCCGCCGGGGTCAACCCGATCGACGCGAAGACCCGCGGCGGGGCGGGCCTGTCCGCGGCCATCCGTGACTTCCCCGCGACGCTGGGCTTCGACTTCAGCGGCATCGTCGTGAAATCGCCCTACGAGTCCCACCCGCTTACGCCGGGCACTCCGGTATACGGCATGCTCGCCTTTCCGCGGTCCGCAGGCAGCTACGCCGAGTACGCGGTGGTGCCGTCGCAGTCCGTCGCCCGCAAGCCGGTGGCGCTCTCGCACGTCGAGGCCGCGGGCGTGCCGCTCGCGGCCCTCACGGCATGGGGACTGGTCGTCGAGACGGCGCACGCGCACGAAGGGCAACGGGTCCTCATTCACGCCGGCAGCGGCGGCGTGGGCCACTTCGCCGTCCAGTTCGCCGCGTACTTCGGCGCGCACGTCACCGCGACCGGCTCAGCGCGCAATGCCTCATGGCTCAGGGAGCTCGGCGCATCGGTGGTGATCGACTACACGACGACGCGCTTCGAGGACGTCATCGCCGATGTCGACGTCGTCATCGACCTGGTCGGAAACGCACGAGCGAGCACGGGCGAGCGGTCACTGACCGTGCTGCGACCGGGCGGCCTGTACATCGTCGTCCCGACGGGCTCGTGGCCGGGCTACGCGGCTGCCACGCATGCAGCCGGAGTCCGAGCCACGAGCTTCAAAGTCACGCCCGATGGGAACGCACTGGCGACGATCGGACGCCTTCTGGACTCCGGCGCCGTGCAGGTCTACATCGACCGGGTCTTCGACCTGAACGACGCGGCGGCCGCGCATGCCGAACTCGAGCGGGGACATACCCGCGGAAAGATCGTCTTGCGCGTCAGCGACGACTGAGCCGCTATCGCGCGTCCGCGCGGATCGGGCGCAGCACCCGGCGCCCCTCGGCGACGACCTCGTCCGCGATCGCACCCAGCAGTGGGGAACGCAGATTCCATTGCTGCCAGTACAGGGGCACGTCGATGGGCGCGCCCCCCAGACGGACGAGTTCGCCGGCGGCCAGCGCGTCCCGGGATTGGAAGTCGGGCAGCAGCGCCCACCCGAGACCCAGACGCACCGCGGTCGCGAAGTCGTTCGATGCGGGAACGTAGTGCCGCGCCGGCAGCGACTCGTCGATCCCGGAAGCCCTCAACCACAGCGTCTGCAGGTCATCGCGACGGTCGAAGTCGACCACCGGCGCCCCGACGAGGGTGGCCGGCGACGCGGCGTCCGGCATCCAGCGTCGTGCGAACGCCGGCGTGGCGACAGCCTCGTACCGCATCGCACCGAGCGCGCTCACGCGGCACCCGGCGACCGGCGTCGCGCGCGAGGTCACCGCGCCCATCACGGTGCCGGACTCCAGCAGTCCGGCCGTGAAGTCCTGATCGTCCCGATGCAGTTCGAAGACGATCGGATGCCGCTCGGCCAGCCGCGCGAGCGGCGCGAGGAACCAGGTTGCCAGGGAGTCGGCGTTGACGGCGAGCGGAACGGACGTGTGCGTCTCGGCGCTTCCCCCGGCGCCGAGTTCGGTGAGCGTGTCGTGCTCCAGCAGCGCCACCTGGCGCGCCATCCGCACCACGGCTGTGCCCGCCTCGGTCAGCCGGGCGGGCTTGGAGCGGACGAGCACGACGCGGCCCAGTTGCTCC
Coding sequences within:
- a CDS encoding YqaJ viral recombinase family protein, with the translated sequence MTPELAARIVADSRDRVAWIRARSRGITATDVASLTSANAIAKAADAKLMGSGFSGNAYTAHGRVREPEIARWVAATHGILPSSALFHAVVEKRHLATPDGVVVDAQGRVTLCEIKTTNKSWRSIPRSYLRQIWWQQHVLGAERTLVAWEEHDDFVPIADEPQCQWVERDEVEIAKLVALATSLIDELHRRTTLRPAALSTDDGRMPRHAAPREPFRALALAE
- a CDS encoding MDR family MFS transporter encodes the protein MSRRKVLEALSGLLLGMFVSILAATVVSTSLPVIIHDIGGDQAAFTWVITATLLTTAISTPIWGKLADLFNRKLLIQIALVIFVLATAAAGFSQDPGTLIAFRAVQGIGAGGLAALSQIIMADIISPRERGRYMGLFGAVMALGTIGGPLLGGFITDGIGWRWNFYVAIPFAIAALVILQLTLHIPKRPKQKARIDYVGIVLLAASVSLLLVWITNAGDAFDWWSVETLLMAGGALVGAILFVIVEFRSREPLVPLSMFRNRTYTLSVIASIATGVAMFGTSVFLSQYMQMARGATPTEAGLLTLPMIGGLLLSSIIVGQLISRFGKWKIYLIAGSVLLIAGSVLLSTLHYDTNFVLVSLYMFLLGAGVGMTMQNLVLIVQNTAKPEEMGVASSGVAFFRSLGGTIGVSVMGAALATSVASLFASSKDALTTAIVNLGADGAAVADQLQSGTLPQVSLLPAAVRVIVEDIYAQSIAQSFLIAVPLAVISLIAIIFLPNHPLTRMTTAERIAAGEADLATVSTAEGMAALDATGSTPTASDAAPAEAVRDGAATRRR
- a CDS encoding MarR family winged helix-turn-helix transcriptional regulator; translated protein: MAEFESASESREARTEAVRALEAEFGELLTRIRRLIAENAERVSPGMLPGAYKVFTTIVRRESITLSCLAESLTADKGQVSRTVRELEELGLITRTPDPDDGRSSLLSPTPDGIRRLAVAREPHDNALLDTLQEWSVQDIRTLARLLHSLTTGESP
- a CDS encoding NADP-dependent oxidoreductase; this encodes MRFRPLQPASAPQPTAGAAVDPPTRMRAAVIDGTGSPDLLRAASLGVPAPVMDELLVRVVAAGVNPIDAKTRGGAGLSAAIRDFPATLGFDFSGIVVKSPYESHPLTPGTPVYGMLAFPRSAGSYAEYAVVPSQSVARKPVALSHVEAAGVPLAALTAWGLVVETAHAHEGQRVLIHAGSGGVGHFAVQFAAYFGAHVTATGSARNASWLRELGASVVIDYTTTRFEDVIADVDVVIDLVGNARASTGERSLTVLRPGGLYIVVPTGSWPGYAAATHAAGVRATSFKVTPDGNALATIGRLLDSGAVQVYIDRVFDLNDAAAAHAELERGHTRGKIVLRVSDD
- a CDS encoding LysR family transcriptional regulator ArgP, with the protein product MRIPIELAETVAAVADEGTLDAAARRLRLTPSAVSQRIKALEEQLGRVVLVRSKPARLTEAGTAVVRMARQVALLEHDTLTELGAGGSAETHTSVPLAVNADSLATWFLAPLARLAERHPIVFELHRDDQDFTAGLLESGTVMGAVTSRATPVAGCRVSALGAMRYEAVATPAFARRWMPDAASPATLVGAPVVDFDRRDDLQTLWLRASGIDESLPARHYVPASNDFATAVRLGLGWALLPDFQSRDALAAGELVRLGGAPIDVPLYWQQWNLRSPLLGAIADEVVAEGRRVLRPIRADAR